Proteins encoded within one genomic window of Diceros bicornis minor isolate mBicDic1 chromosome X, mDicBic1.mat.cur, whole genome shotgun sequence:
- the UBE2A gene encoding ubiquitin-conjugating enzyme E2 A, with amino-acid sequence MSTPARRRLMRDFKRLQEDPPAGVSGAPSENNIMVWNAVIFGPEGTPFEDGTFKLTIEFTEEYPNKPPTVRFVSKMFHPNVYADGSICLDILQNRWSPTYDVSSILTSIQSLLDEPNPNSPANSQAAQLYQENKREYEKRVSAIVEQSWRDC; translated from the exons ATGTCCACCCCGGCTCGGCGGCGCCTCATGCGGGACTTCAAGAG GTTGCAGGAGGATCCTCCGGCTGGAGTCAGCGGGGCTCCGTCTGAGAACAACATCATGGTTTGGAACGCGGTCATTTTCGG GCCTGAAGGGACCCCGTTTGAGGATG GAACATTTAAGCTGACAATAGAATTCACTGAAGAATATCCAAATAAACCACCTACGGTTAGATTTGTCTCCAAGATGTTTCATCCAAATG TCTATGCAGATGGTAGTATATGTCTGGACATACTTCAGAACCGTTGGAGTCCAACCTATGATGTGTCTTCCATTTTAACATCCATACAG TCTCTATTGGATGAACCCAATCCCAACAGTCCAGCAAAcagccaggctgctcagctgtACCAGGAGAACAAGCGGGAATATGAAAAACGTGTTTCTGCGATAGTAGAACAGAGCTGGCGAGATTGTTGA